The following proteins are co-located in the Mesorhizobium australicum WSM2073 genome:
- a CDS encoding DUF995 domain-containing protein: MPTLIVPIAPTRSPPHGVDRLRRRERRRSARFTLLLFVLALCGQVALPGTSHAAAAKDSAPAKADSAIAPIAATVPTAYELQLLYADRTWIWENGAAYFAKGNRRLEAWTSGQDSASVAEGRWLVTKDGKMCMDVAWRSNSYKGKQRRTCYSHRIKDGTIEQRKDPDGEWYSFKRTPEGPSDEYRKFESGDTKAARFEEARKLIDSKN, translated from the coding sequence ATGCCAACGCTGATTGTACCGATAGCTCCGACCAGGTCGCCGCCGCATGGCGTAGATCGTCTGCGGCGCAGGGAACGTCGTCGGTCCGCACGTTTCACGCTGCTCCTGTTTGTCCTGGCCCTCTGCGGCCAGGTGGCCCTCCCGGGAACGTCCCACGCGGCTGCCGCCAAGGACAGCGCACCTGCAAAAGCGGATAGCGCTATTGCTCCAATTGCCGCCACTGTTCCAACTGCCTATGAGCTGCAGCTTCTGTATGCCGATCGCACATGGATATGGGAAAATGGAGCGGCCTATTTCGCGAAGGGCAATCGGCGCCTTGAGGCCTGGACGTCGGGGCAGGATTCAGCGTCTGTCGCAGAGGGCAGGTGGCTGGTGACCAAAGACGGCAAGATGTGCATGGATGTCGCTTGGCGGTCCAACAGCTACAAGGGCAAACAGCGCCGCACCTGCTACAGCCACCGAATCAAGGATGGAACGATCGAGCAACGCAAGGATCCGGACGGAGAATGGTACAGTTTCAAACGAACTCCCGAAGGTCCTTCCGACGAATACCGAAAATTCGAATCTGGTGATACCAAGGCCGCGCGGTTCGAAGAGGCCCGCAAGTTGATCGACTCCAAGAACTGA
- a CDS encoding ArnT family glycosyltransferase, which produces MGDDPELNQAEVQQYLQQPIARDPAARNYLNLDTAILLGILFIAVVFRFHNITLPLVDAFSWRETSTAMMADNFQQRSWNIFFPEVSWTGPGPSYQGREFQIVSYLTALLYQLFGWHDWFGRVVAAFFGLVTVFSLHRLTALCWGQTHAHAAALAYALMPAAIMIDSSFLPDPSMLALVTTGVWLFAKYWAGGSRWLLPLAAVSFTLGALAKPPGVAAGAVIFYLMVRWILQKKRRQATEVFLWGFLSLAIIGAYFSWAIYLGRSYPPYHVAGSGYIWNSGLWTFVNDGFYFKSVWNTSVWWFYGYPFMALIAVGFWIPPGPAEDPTQRTLSAIPYIWLGAAMIVYLAAAREITSNPWNYHIFHVPFAMFCGRGALLLATFASGTVLSPVVLRSICIVVVTLVWSTFPLVRTMKAPVAMNGKLLGEELARLAQPGDLVVAIAPEVGDPVAVYYSRARGWVFPPGGGDVEWSKFVADDATAIAQLEELRGQGADLFGTAKNAADNQDQLFIEHHGGVVDYLDKTATKLVDSDALLVYRITRP; this is translated from the coding sequence ATGGGCGACGATCCGGAATTGAATCAGGCCGAGGTTCAGCAATACCTGCAGCAGCCGATCGCTCGGGACCCGGCTGCTCGCAATTACCTGAACCTCGACACGGCGATCTTGCTGGGGATCCTGTTCATCGCGGTCGTGTTCAGGTTCCACAACATAACCTTGCCGCTGGTCGACGCTTTCAGCTGGCGCGAGACAAGCACGGCAATGATGGCCGACAATTTTCAACAGCGCAGCTGGAACATCTTCTTCCCGGAGGTGAGTTGGACCGGACCCGGCCCGAGTTATCAGGGCCGCGAGTTCCAGATCGTCAGCTATCTGACCGCCCTGCTCTACCAACTCTTCGGCTGGCACGACTGGTTTGGCCGCGTGGTTGCGGCCTTCTTCGGTCTGGTGACGGTGTTTTCGCTGCACAGGTTGACGGCGCTATGCTGGGGCCAAACGCATGCCCATGCGGCGGCGCTCGCCTACGCGCTGATGCCGGCGGCGATCATGATCGACAGCTCGTTCCTGCCCGATCCGTCGATGCTGGCACTGGTAACAACAGGCGTTTGGCTGTTCGCCAAATACTGGGCTGGCGGCAGCCGATGGCTTTTGCCGCTCGCCGCCGTCAGCTTCACGCTCGGTGCGCTGGCAAAGCCGCCGGGCGTGGCGGCGGGCGCCGTCATCTTCTACCTGATGGTGCGCTGGATTCTGCAGAAGAAACGACGGCAGGCGACCGAGGTCTTCCTGTGGGGATTTTTGAGCCTGGCCATCATCGGCGCCTATTTCAGCTGGGCCATCTATCTCGGCCGCAGCTATCCACCCTATCACGTCGCAGGCAGCGGCTACATCTGGAACTCCGGATTGTGGACGTTCGTCAATGATGGCTTCTACTTCAAATCCGTGTGGAACACCTCTGTCTGGTGGTTCTACGGCTATCCGTTCATGGCGCTGATCGCGGTCGGTTTCTGGATACCGCCCGGCCCCGCCGAAGACCCGACGCAGCGCACCCTTTCGGCCATTCCCTATATTTGGCTGGGTGCGGCCATGATCGTCTACCTGGCGGCGGCGCGCGAAATCACCAGCAACCCCTGGAATTACCACATTTTCCATGTGCCGTTCGCGATGTTCTGCGGCCGCGGCGCGCTTCTTCTGGCAACGTTTGCATCGGGAACCGTTCTGTCGCCGGTCGTGCTGCGTTCGATCTGTATCGTTGTCGTGACCCTCGTGTGGTCGACCTTTCCTCTCGTGAGGACAATGAAGGCGCCGGTCGCGATGAACGGCAAGCTGCTCGGCGAGGAGTTGGCGCGGTTGGCGCAACCGGGCGACCTCGTCGTGGCCATCGCGCCGGAGGTCGGCGATCCCGTCGCCGTCTACTACAGCAGGGCACGCGGCTGGGTGTTCCCGCCTGGCGGAGGCGATGTCGAATGGTCGAAATTCGTCGCGGACGACGCCACCGCGATCGCTCAGCTCGAGGAGTTGCGCGGTCAAGGCGCGGATCTGTTCGGCACGGCCAAGAACGCTGCCGACAATCAGGACCAGTTGTTCATCGAGCATCATGGGGGGGTCGTCGACTATCTGGACAAGACCGCAACCAAGCTTGTGGATTCGGATGCTTTGCTGGTCTA